GGCATAATAATTTACGGCGTTATAGCGCTCCCATGGTTTATAGCAATCTCTTTAAAAGAAAGTGAATTCTTCTATTTTTTTGTCATAGATCAGCATTTCCTCAGATTTTTTACAGCAAAACATAAGCGAACCGGTTCTCTGTTTTATTTTCTACCGGTTCTGATAGGAGGCATGTTTCCATGGTCGATACTCATACCGAGAAGTATTATAAGCCTCTGGAAAAGGAGTGAAATCAGACTTTTTCTTATATGGAGCGGTATAGTCTTATTATTCTTCAGTGTTTCGAAATCTAAATTACCCCCCTATATTCTACCCGTATTCCCTCCGCTGGCTATTGTTATTGGTTGTTTTTTTGATGATATATGGGACCGGGTAGCAGGAATAACATTAGAGGCTGCTATCTACATAATAATTTTTATTCTGTTCGCAATAGCTCCTTTTCTTTTCTGGAACACTACTGTCATTGGATGGGTATCACAAATATCTACAGAGGCAATATATGTTTTTCAAAGTTTGAAGGTGGTTTTGATATGTGTTTCTATTTTATCTGCCATCATTGTATTTGCCTTATTTTTTCGTAGATTTACTACATATGCTTCCCTTTTTTTGATATTGTCCTCTTTCTCGTTTTTGTTCGTAAGTTTACTGATGGTGCTTAACATAAAAACCATTGATTCACTCAACTCAACGAAGGGGTTGAGCAATACCATTAACCGTAATATTCATGAGGGAGATTTACTTATCAATTATGGGGCATACGATCAAACACTCCCATTTTATACAAGAAGGAATGTTGTAATTGCCGCATATAAAGGCGAACTTGAAATGGGTTCAAAATATAAAGACGCTAAAAATATCTTCATTAGCGAAGATGATTTTATAAAACTTCTTAAATCAGAAAAAAGGGTGTTTTCCGTATTAAAAACAAAGCGTTTAAAGAGACTAACGGAAAAACTTCCTGAAAATATCACAATAATTGATTATCAAAACGAAAGGTGTTTGATTAAAAACCGTTAATATGTTACTATATTCACAAGCAAATTAGTTCTTGTTGACATTTTGCTTTGAGTACGTAATATATCTAACAAGCTGAGGTCAAAATGAGTAACTTCTATGATAAGCTTTCTGTAAGACAATTAAGAAAAGATGATTTGGACGCTATTGTAGAGATAGATACCAAGGTTCTCGGGGAAACAAGGAGAGATTACTGGGTAACTAAAATCATCAAACAGGCCGAAACGAGACCACCGGATGCCTCTCTTGCATCAGAGATTGATGGAAAGGTTGTAGGTTTTATTCTTGGCGAAGTGAGTGGCTGGGAGTTTAAGGTTCCCAATAATATAGGGTGGATTGACACTATAGGCATAGACCCTGATTATCAGAACAGAGGCATCGCAAAGGTTCTCGCAAATGCCGTTATAACAAATTTAAAAAGTTACGGCGTAGATACTATATATACACTTGTTAACTGGAACGATTGGGACCTTCTTCAGTTCTTCCATGCAATGGGATTTTCACGAGGAGATATGATAAACCTCGTTTTAAAAGTCTAATAAAACATACAAATAACCAATAACCAAATTCCAGTCCCCAAACATTTACTAACATTCAAAAAATAAAAAAACCACTTGGTTTGCTTTACTGATTATTGATTTACCGGATTATCCTTTGCTCTCGACAATCTTCAATTTCATTTGAGGGTATACTTTATCGTTCTTCAGATTGTTTGCTGTTCTGAGGCTTGAGATATCTATCCCATATTTGGTTGATATTGAAGAGAGTGTTTCCCCTTTTTTAACGACATGGACTTTTACTGATGGTTTTTCCTTTTTATGTGAATAGCTCACAAGCTTCAGCTTCATGTTAGGGTACACTTTATTGTTCTTCAGGTTGTTCGCTGCCCTGAGGTTTGAGATACCTATACCGTATTTGGTGGATATTGAAGAGAGTGTTTCCCCTTTTTTAACGACATGGTAGGTTTTAGCTTCAAATTTTTCTTGTTTCTCTTGCTTCTCTTGTTTCTCCGTTTTCTCTATACTCGTTTGATTAACAACTTTTACATGTTTTTGTGCTGTTGCCTGTTTTTCGGTTTGTTTTGAAGGCCTCTCTGATTTTTGAGCAATTGCCTCCTTCACTGGCTGACCATTAAACCGTGGTATACTAACAACCATTCCTGGCTTAATCTTCATATCTCCTTCTGCATAATTCACCAGCTGCATATCTTCATAGCTCATTTTAAACTTCTTCAATATCCGGGCTAAGGTATCTCCTTTTTTTACCTTGTACGTTGAATAGCCTGTAATTTTTTTATCACTACTTAATGCAACCTCCAGATTCCTATTAAATTCATTCCTGTCCACGGTCAAGGGTAATTTAACTTCATAACAATCAATATCCGGCGGTGTTATGCCGCGTAGGATTTCGGGGTTAATAGACCTCAAGGTACTTGTATCGAGGGATGCAGATTTTGCTATTGCCGTGAGGGGCGATCCTGCAGGAACTTTCACCTGTGTAAAGCGTATCGGCTGGTCGTATGAGATAGCCCCAAAACCAAATTTTTCAGGGTCTTTCGCAATGATTGCGGCAGCGATCAGTTTCGGTATATATTCCCTCGTTTCCCTTGGAAGGGTATTATATTTAACGATTTCCCAGAAATCATTTGTATTATGCTTTTCCATGGCCCTCTCGACCCTTTTTTCTCCTGAATTATACCCCGCTGCTGCAAGATACCAGCAACCAAACTGGTTAAAAAGGTCTCTTAAATACTTTGTAGCGGCCACAGTCGATTTTTCCGGGTCTCTCCTTTCGTCTATCCAGTAATTTACCTTCAGGCCATATCTTCCGCCTGTTTCATAAATGAATTGCCACGGTCCGCATGCCTTTGCAGGAGAATAGGCATTGGGGTTAAAGCCACTCTCAATCATGGCCAGATAAACAAGGTCTTCGGGCAACCCCTGTTCTTTTAAAATCTCTTTCATTATCGGAATATAATACCGTGACCTTTTCAGCCAGTTTCCAAAAGTCTTTCTCTTTTCTGTGGTAAAATATTGAATGAAGTATTTTACGGCGTCATTAAAGACAATAGGGATGTCAAAATCTTTGTAATAATCACGATCGATAAGCGATGAAATATCGTCATCATCTTCAGAAAATTGTGTTATGCCTTCTGTTTTACTGTTCCATCTTTTTGCAAACTTAGTCGTCTTTTTTGTACTGTCACTCTTCTTTACCTTAGCTGAATCCGGTGTAGTATCTGTCGGGGAAACAATCTGGCCATCTTGTGGCAGGTTTTCTTTCACTCCAGCGCTTTTAGTGGTTGTGCATCCATTTACAACCAAAAAAAAGAAAAATAAAAAAAGTACAGCAACCTTTCTCATGTTACCTCTGTTATAAGCAAGAAACATACCAAATAGCACATTATTGATAATAGAAGTTAACGTTTTCCCTGTCAACAAAAAAATGATATTTTTGCATTTTATTTCAATATCTTCCCAATCAATCCCCTGTACCCATTGGCAAATTCGAATGCATTCATCCTTTTCTTATTTTGTAATTGAACTTCTCTCGCAATAATAGCGCCATTGCCCGTTTGGACAACAATACCATCTTTTATTGTTTCCAGAATCGTACCCGGCAATTCTTTCCTGCCAGACCCAAAGATTTCCCCATCAAATATCTTTAAAAAAATTCCATCCAATAAGGTATGGGCCGTTGGCCAGAGTACAAAAGCCTTTATCTGTCTTACAATTTCTATGGCGCTTTTACTCCAGTCTACTTTGCCCATCTCTTTAGTAATAATCTGCGTAAAGGTTGCCATTTCATGCCGCTGCTCGACGCCCTCTATCATGCCTTCAATTTCAATAACATCAAGGACCTCAAGGAGTATCCCGGCCGACCTCCGAGAAAGCCTATCTGAAAGTGTAACAAAATTATCTTTCTCAGCAATCATCATGTTTTCCTGGTATATGACATTGCCTGCATCCATCTTTTCGTTCATATCAATGAGGGTAATGCCAGTCTCTTCATCACCCTTCAGAAGTGCCCATTGGATTGGTGAAGGTCCCCTGTACAAGGGAAGTAAAGAAGGGTGAATATTTATTGCACCCGTGGAAGGAATATCCAGAACCCAACGCGGTACAATAAGTCCAAAAGAAGCAACTATGAATAAATCAGGACTGTAATCTTTTAAATGCCGGGCAGCCTCATCCTTGAAGGATATAATCTCTATAAGCGGCAAGCCTAATTCCAGTGCTGTTTTTTTTACTTCATTGTCTTCAAGTAGATATCCCCTTCCTTTTGGCTTCGCCTTTTTTGTAACCACACACGAAACATAAGACGAAACAGATTTCAGCGGAGGAACAGAGAAACTTGAAGATCCGAAAAAGATGATATTCATCTGTCTTTTTTTATGTATTTTTTCTTAAAAAGGTTCCTCTTAACCGGACTCAGATAATCAATGAAAAGAATCCCGTTGAGGTGATCGATCTCATGCTGAAATGCCCTTGCCATGTGGCCATCACATTGCATCTCAAAAGGTATTTTATCAATAGTCATCCCTTTAACAGAAACTTTCCTGGCCCTCTTGATATATTCATAGAACTTTGGAAGGCTTAAGCACCCCTCTTCTGCAATTTCTTCTTCCTCACTTCCAACTATAACAGGATTTATAATAACAATTGCCTTATTGCCTATATCGCCTATATCGCCTCTTTTCTTTTTATCACTTTCTTCCTCTAACACAATAAGCCTTACAGGCGCACCGACTTGATTTGCAGCAAGACCTGCGCCATGGGAAAGACGCATCGTCTCAATCATATCTTCGGCAAGTTTTATTGTTTGAGCATTTATATCATCAACGGGTTTTGCAATCTTTCTAAGCACCGGATCCGGATATGTTCTGATTTCGAGCAAAGCCATTAAATATTAATAAAACAAATTACGACTCCAGTCAATAACCTGTTTTAAATTATTGACTACTTAATAAATATAGTGGTAATGTAGAAAACATGTTTGGTCTTGGATTTCCAGAGCTTATCGTTATTCTTATTATTGTTATCCTCATCTTCGGGGCCGGTAGGATCTCCGAAATCGGCGGGGCGTTGGGAAAAGGTATAAAGAGCTTTAAAAAATCAGTCAAAGAACCCGATGAGATAGATGTCACCCCATCGAAAAATGATAAGGATAAAGAAAAACCAGCTTAATAGTCGTCGTGGATCATAAAATATTCATCGGTATCGGATCCAATATCGGCAACAGCCGGGAAAATTGTCTCACAAGCATTAAAAACATCTCAAAAGATGGCAGAGCAACGTGCATCTCCTCCTCTTCTCTCTACCTTACATCACCTGTTTCAGAAGTCGAGCAGGGAAACTTTATTAATTGTGCGATCTCCCTGGAATGGGAAGGCACACCACTTGAATTACTGAGTCTGTTGCAAAGGGTTGAGACAACCATGGGGAAAACAAGAGAAATAAAAAATGGACCGCGCATTATCGATCTGGACATATTATTATTCTCAGACCTTATATTGAGCAATCCATCCCTCATTATACCCCATCCGGAATTGCATAAAAGAAAATTTGCCATTATTCCTTGCCTCGAAATAGAACCGGAGATTGTTCACCCTTTATATAAAAAACCGCTTAAAAACTTTCTCTGTGAAATAGAGGAAGAACAAATGTGCAAAAAGTTGCAGCTTGATATTTGAACACCTTACACGTTATATTGACATATAAAAGCAAGTACCTGTAAAAGAAAAGAGGATGAAACTTTGTTGCCTCTTCAGGATATTGTGACTATTTATAAAAAAATTGAAAGGAGCAAATAATCATGCCAGAAGTTGATACATCTGAAAAGGAAAAACAGTTTTATGTGGACATTCCAGCCAAAAGTGAACCTTTCTTTTTGAAAGGCTGTAACAACGTAGACTGGGGGATGAAAAACCGTCTATCCAGAATATTTAATCCCGAGTCAGGCAAGACAGTCATGCTGGCAATTGACCACGGATATTTTCAAGGCCCGACTACAGGTCTGGAGCGTGTAGATGTCACTATCCTGCCGCTTTTACCATATGCAGATACCTTGATGCTTACACGGGGTATCCTCCGGACAATTATCCCCCCTACCCTTGGCAGGGGAATAGTCCTGAGATCAAGCGGGGGGCCAAGCATTCTTAATGAACTTTCAAACGAGCAGATTGCCATAGATATAGACGAAGCTATTCGTTTAAATGTGGCAGCTATGGCTGTCCAGGTCTTTATCGGCGGTGAATTCGAAACTCAATCTGTGCACAACATGACCCGTCTTGTAGATATGGGTAACCGCTATGGTATCCCTGTGCTGGGCGTTACAGCGGTGGGGAAAGAAATGGCCAGGGATGCCAAATATATGCGGCTGGCTTCGCGAATCATTGCAGAGCTTGGTGTCACTTATGTGAAAACATATTATGTAGAGGAAGGGTTTGACACGGTAGTAGCCGCCTGCCCGGTACCTATTGTTATTGCAGGAGGCAAAAAACTTCCGGAGCTTGATGCCCTGACAATGGCTTACAATGCTATTCAGGATGGAGCAGCCGGGGTGGACATGGGTCGTAATATTTTTCAATCTGAATCACCTGTTGCCATGATTAAGGCGTTAAGAAAGGTCGTTCATGAAGGAATAAAGCCAAAAGACGCGTATGATTTCTTTATGACAGAAAAGAATGAGACAAAGCAGGGGTAGCTTAAGTATGCGCGTAGGAATGTATTACAACAACAGCAGGGTAGAAGTAGAGGAACTGCCGGTCCCCGGGGTTGGCAAAAGAGACATTCTCATTAAGGTTATGGCATGCGGCATATGCGGCAGCGATGTTCTGGAATGGTACCGCATTAAAAAGGCGCCCCTGGTTCTTGGCCATGAAGTTACCGGTGAGATAGTTGAAGCCGGAGAAGAGGTGACAAAATTCAAAAGAGGGGACAGGGTATTTACCACACATCATGTTCCCTGCGATGAATGTCACTGGTGCTTGACGGGTCATCAGACCGCATGCCAGGTTTTCCAGACAAAGAATAATTTTAACCCGGGTGGATTTTCTGAATACTTAAGGGTCTCCGGGAAAAGCATTGATACCGGAACTATTCTTCTGCCTGACGGAATGTCCTACGAGCAGGGATCATTTATTGAACCGTTAGGAACAGTAATCAGAGGGCTAAGAGCTGTCAACCTGAAACCTGGCGATACCCTGTTGGTTCTTGGCTGCGGAATTGCAGGCTTGCTCATGATTAAACTGGCCCGTATTCTGGGTGCCGGGAGGATTATCGCAACAGATATAGATGATTATAGACTGGAAGCAGCAAAAAGATTCGGTGCTGAAAAAACGATCCGGGCTGACAGAGATATACCGGGTTCGATAAAAGAGACAAATAACGGCCGTCTGGCTGACAAGGTCATAGTGTGCGCAGGGGTACTGTCTGCTGCTTTGCAGGCATTGGAATCGGTTGACCGGGGTGGAACTGTTTTATTTTTTGCAGTACCGAACCCGGGAGAAACACTCAATATAGATTTCAATCCTTTCTGGAGAAATGATATAAGCCTTAAAACCTGTTACGGGGCTGCCCCGCTTGATAATGTACAGGCCATGGAGCTCATCAGGGCCGGGAATGTTGATGTTAAAGATATGGTTACACACAGATTCAGCCTGGAAGAAATTGCAAAAGGATTTAAGGCTGCCGGTGAAGGCAAAAACTGTTTGAAGGTTATCATAAAACCACACAACGCATAACAGATTATAAAAGAACATAATGCAAGAATTAAAAATAGAACATTTCGGGATAAGCGTTACTGATATTAAAGAATCAACCAACTGGTATCAGGATGTCTTCGGATTTGAAGAAGTCAAGGAGTTTGAAAAACCCGACCTGCAGATTAAGGGGGCGGTCATGAAGAGAGGAGATCTCTCTCTGGAAATTCTGCAGCCCTATGCTGTTAAAAAATGTCCTTCTGAAGATGGCCCTCTGGTCACCCGGTTGCAAAGAATTGGAGCTAATCATTTGACTTGCACAGATGAAGGATTAAAACCTGAAGCTTTCATTCGTGCCATTTACTCTATGGCGGGCATACAGTATGGCACGCTTCTGCCAGTTCCTTGAAAAAGGTTAAAAAAGCTTCCGGTTCTTCATGAGACTGACAAGCATCTTCCCACCTCTTTACGAGCGCACTGCCCACCACAAAACCGTCTACATGGTTTGCGTATTCACGTATTATATCGGGTGCTGATATACCGAAACCGAGCACAAGGGGCAATTTGATCCTGCTTCTGATCTCATCTATCTTGTCTTTTATGCCTTCCGGCAGGGTATTCCTCTCCCCTGTAACACCGGTAACGGAAACAAAGTAAATAAAGCCTCTTCCGATACGTTTTATCACTTGAATACGCCTTCTGTCCGTTACAGGGGTTGCAAGAAAAATCGAAACGATCCCTTGTTCCCAGAGCAGGTCAACAAAGGTCTTCGCCTCCTCAGGGGGAAGATCAACAGTAAGTACAGCGTCAACCCCTGCTGCCCTTGCGTCTTTTGCGAACGCTTCAATCCCGTAAGCCCAGAAAGGGTTATAATACCCCATGAGTACTATCGACGCTGAATAACGTTCCTTAAAATCCCTTACCGTCTGAAGGACCTTTTTCAGGGTAGTCCCGCTTTTAAGCGCCCTTTCCGTAGCCCTCTGGATTACGGGTCCATCGGCCATGGGGTCGGAAAACGGGACGCCAAGCTCAATGATATCTGCGCCGTTGTCTGCAAATATCGCCAGGGCTTCCAAGGTCTTTGTAATATCCGGGTCACCTGCGGTAATGTATGGTATGAACGCCTTTTTGCCGGTTATTTTGAGTCCTTCGAATACCTTGGTTATCTTATTGTTATTCATAGTTCTCCTTTTTGGATTTTCGATACCTGGTCTACGTCTTTGTCGCCCCTGCCCGAAAGATTCACAATTACAACCTTTCCCTGAAATTCATCTGCATGCTTTATTACATAGGCTATTGCGTGACTGCTCTCAAGTGCAGGGATAATCCCTTCCTCCCTCGAAAGCAGGCTGAATGCGTCAAGCACTTCGTCATCGGTGGCATAGGCATAGTGAGCCCTTTTGGTGTCTCTCAAAAAGCTGTGCTCAGGCCCCACGCTGGCATAATCAAGCCCCGCGGAAACAGAGTGAGTTAAAAGGATTTGACCGTCGTCATCTTGCAATGCATAGCTTTTCGTGCCCTGAAATATGCCTATCTTCCCTGTTGCAAACCTTGCAGCATGCCTGCCTGTCTCTATGCCGAGACCACCTGCCTCGACACCTATAAGCCTCACATGCTCAAGCTCGATAAAGGGATAGAATATACCCATGGCGTTGCTGCCCCCACCCACACATGCAACAATCGTATCAGGTAACCTCCCCTCTTTTTTCATAATCTGCCTGATGGTTTCTTTTCCTATCACCGAAACAAACTCCTTTACCATTGTAGGATAAGGATGGGGTCCGAAGGCAGTACCGAGGACATAATGCGTATCGCGTACATTTGTCACCCAGTCCCTTAATGCTTCGTTGATTGCATCCTTGAGGGTTCTGCTTCCGCTGGCCACTCCGACTACTTCTGCGCCCAGTATCTCCATACGTATTACGTTCAACGCCTGCCTTTTCATATCTACCGTACCCATATAAACCCTGCATTTAAGACCCAAAAGTGCAGATGCAGTCGCTGTTGCAACACCATGCTGGCCGGCCCCTGTCTCGGCAATAACCCTGTCCTTACCCATCTTTTTTGCAAGGAGCACCTGACCGATAGCATTATTTATCTTATGTGCGCCTGTGTGACAAAGATCTTCCCGTTTCAGATAGAGTCTCATCCCTGTTTTCCTTGAAATGTTTGCGGCAAAGTAAAGGGGCGTTGGCCTGCCGACATATCCGGTAAGGTAATGCATCAACTCTTTGCGGAATGCTCTTGATTTTACATGTTTGAAAAATCCATTTTTCAACTCATTCAGCGCCGGCATGAGTGTCTCCGGTACATAAGCGCCGCCATATTCACCAAAATAACCGTTTGTTTTCATATCATCCTTCCTTTTAACCGGGCTCGCACCGCCCTCTCCCTTCATAGATGTTCAAACGGCTTGAACCCTTTATCTGAACGGTTTTATCGGTTTAAGCAGCTTGAACGGTTTGAACCCTTTCTCCTAATCGGCTTGAACGGTTTAACCTGTGCGCGCCTATCCTTTTAAATATCTCAGCCATCTTATCAGGGTCTTTCTTTCCCGGTTCAGATTCGACACCGGAGGCTATGTCGATCGCATAAGGATTCAGCTTCAGCGCCATATCAATGTTTTCGCTGTTTATCCCGCCCGCAAGCATAAAAGGTCTGCCAAAATCCGCCAGAAGATCCCAGTTAAATTTTACGCCGCCCCCGCCGTGCATATTTTCGTGATAGCTGTCGAGGAGCGGAAACGACTCCGACTTCCGCGCCTCTTCCACATCCTTCTTATCCCGTACTCTGAAGGCCATAATAGTGATACCGGGCGCAAAGTTACCGCATAGGCCCCTGTCGCCGGCGTATACCTGCACCCTGTCCAACCCGCAGTAATTCCTGACCTCCATGACTTTTTCCCATCTTTCATCGACAAAAACACCGCATCTAATAAGGAATGGCGGTAATTTACAGATTATTTTCCTCGCTTCCTCGTGCGGTATGAACCTTTTACTGCCTTTATAAAACACGAAACCTATTGCATCGGCGCCCATTTCTGCCGCGAGCGAAGCATCTGCATAATTTGTTATGCCGCAGATTTTAACAAGCGTATTCATAACTTCCCGCATAACTCCTTTAGTTTTTTACAGGGATCACCTGAAACAATCAGCGAAGTTCCGATAAGGAATCCGCTAACTCCCCGCTCCATGAATGTTTCAATATGTTCACGTCTTTCAATGCCGCTTTCCACTATCACAGGCAAATTCGCAGGAATACCGTTGATCACCTCGTGTGAAACGGCAAGGTCAACCTTCAGCGTTTCAAGGTTTCTATTGTTTATCCCGAGGATAAACCCTTCAAGATCGGCAATCTTTTCATACGTTTTCAGGCTATGGACCTCCAACAGTACATCAATGTCTAACTGTCGGGCAATCTCAAGATATTCCGCTATCTGATGCGCACTCAGCGCCTCGCCTATTAAAAGCACTGCATCGGCACCGGCGGCCTTGGCCTGGTATATATCATACTCGTCAACAACAAAATCCTTCCTCAAAATCGGCAGGTCTGTGATCATTTTTGCCTCTGGAATATAGGCAATCGAGCCGTTAAAATACGTTTCTTCAGTAATGACCGATATTGCCGAAGCCCCGCCTTTTTCGTAATCCATAAGAAGTCCCGGCAAATCCAGGTCGCAGGCGAGCACGCCTTTAGATGGTGATGCCTTCTTCACTTCAGCGATGACCTTCACCTCTTTAGGAAAACGTTGGGAAAATGTTTTGAAAAAAGACCTCTTTTCTATTCCATAAGTCATCTTCTTGAGCTCTTCAAGGGGCATTTTACCCTTCAGTGCTTTAACCAACTCCCTTTTTTCATTTAAAACCTTTTCAAGAAATGTCATATCAATATCCTGTCGTGTCCTTTGAACCGCTTAAACCATTTGAACGGTTCAAGCTATAATCATCCCCTGCCTGCTCCTGCCAGTTCTTCGAGCTTTTTCAATGCCTTCCCTGAGTCTATGACCTCTTCTGCATAGGCTATGCCTTCTTTTATATCCCGCCGGATACCTGCAATATAAAATGCAGCACCGGCATTGATAAGGACTGCCGCCCTTTTCGCCCCGTTTTCTTTGCCTGAAAGAATACCTTTAAGGATTTGCGCATTCTCATGCGCATCCCCTCCCCTTAAATCCTCAATGTTGTATGCCTTGAGTCCAAAGTCCCTAGGATTAATTATGTATTGGCGTATCCCGCCGTCTTTTATCTCCGCCACTTGTGTGTCTGTGGTAACGGATATCTCGTCCATCCCGTCTTTTCCATGGACAATCATAGCCCTTTCCGTGCCGAGTTTTATAAGCACACCGGCAAACACTTCACACAATGTTTCCTTGTATACGCCGAGCAGCAGGTGTCTGGCCGATGCGGGGTTTGTAAGAGGGCCGAGCATGTTGAAGATCGTCCTGATGCCTATCTCTTTTCTGGGACCTACCGCGTGTTTCGTAGATCCGTGGAATACAGGCGCAAACAAAAAGGCTATGCCGATCTCGCTTATATGTTTTGCTACGGCTTCCGGGGGAGCTTCTATATCAATTCCCAGCGCCTCCAGCACATCGGCGCTGCCGCAGCGGCTTGAAACAGACCTGTTCCCGTGCTTTGCAACCGTAGCTCCTCCCGCCGCAACCACAAAAGCGGCAGCAGTGGAGATATTGAAGGTCATCGTACCATCTCCGCCTGTGCCGACTATATCCACTATCACCCTGTTTTGCCCGTTTATATGGTCACTTACCGTTTCTTTGTTTAATGTGATCTTTGCCGCCTTGCTTCTCATTACCTTCACCGCACCCACAACCTCGTCAACGGTTTCGCCTTTCATGCGCAACGCGGTAATAAATGCAGCGATCTGGGCAGGGGTTGTCTTCCCTTCCATAATATCCTCAATGACCTGCGCCATTTCGTGCTCTTCGAGATGAACCAGGTTTACAGCCTTATCAATAGCTTCATTGATCGTCATTTTTGACCCCCGTTTGTTTTTGAAATTGATAAAAAATTATTCAATATATGTTTTCCTTCTATTGTAAGGATGGATTCCGGATGAAACTGCACCCCTTCAAGCATATACGTTTTGTGCCTTATGCCCATGACTTCGCCGCCTTCTGTCCATGCAGAGACCTCAAATACCTCCCGCAAGCCATTCATTTCGACTGCAAGCGAATGATAGCGTGTGGCCTTAAAGGGGTTATCCACGTCGCTCATAATAGTTTTTCCGTCATGAAAGATCCTTGATATCTTTCCGTGCATCAGTTCTTTTGCGTGTACGATCCGGCCCCCGAATGCATAGCCGATAGCCTGATGTCCGAGGCATACGCCGAGTATAGGAATTTTTCCCGCAAAATGCCTTACCACATCAACGGATATACCTGCTTCCCTCGGTGTGCACGGTCCGGGGGATATGACTATCCTATCCGGTAACAGCCTTTCAATCTCTTCCAAATCGATCATGTCGTTCCTGTAAACCGCCACATCTTCTCCGAGCTCGCCGAGATACTGGACGAGGTTGTAGGTAAACGAATCATAATTATCAATCATAAGTAGCATATCAGTCTATAATCTCCTTTAATTCCATTATGGATTTTACCAGGGCCTGTGACTTGTGGATCGTTTCCATGTACTCGTTCTCCGGTACCGAATCGGCCACAATGCCCGCTCCTGCCTGGATATATACCTTGTTTTGTTTTTTAAGCAGTGTTCTTATTGTGATACAGAAATCCATGTTTCCGTTGTAGGCAAAGTAGCCTACACAGCCTGCATAAAATTCCCGTTTATCTTTTTCCAGTTCTTCTATGATCTCCATTGCCCTGATTTTCGGAGCACCCGCTACCGTGCCTGCAGGAAAGGTTGCCCGAAACACGTCGAATGCGTCCATGCCGTCTTTGACCCTCCCTTTGACGGAAGAAACGATATGCATTACATGGGAATACTTTTCTATGCCCATGAATTCAGGCACAGACACACTCCCTGTGACGGCGATCCTGCCCACATCGTTTCTTCCGAGATCGACAAGCATGGTATGCTCAGCCACCTCTTTCTCATCGGAGAGGAGTTCCTTTGCCAGAAGCTCATCTTCATCACGATCTTTGCCCCTTCTTCTTGTCCCTGCTATGGGCCTTACCTCCACCTCCCCGTTCTCGAGCTTTACCAGCG
The sequence above is a segment of the Pseudomonadota bacterium genome. Coding sequences within it:
- the folK gene encoding 2-amino-4-hydroxy-6-hydroxymethyldihydropteridine diphosphokinase → MDHKIFIGIGSNIGNSRENCLTSIKNISKDGRATCISSSSLYLTSPVSEVEQGNFINCAISLEWEGTPLELLSLLQRVETTMGKTREIKNGPRIIDLDILLFSDLILSNPSLIIPHPELHKRKFAIIPCLEIEPEIVHPLYKKPLKNFLCEIEEEQMCKKLQLDI
- the lsrF gene encoding 3-hydroxy-5-phosphonooxypentane-2,4-dione thiolase, which translates into the protein MPEVDTSEKEKQFYVDIPAKSEPFFLKGCNNVDWGMKNRLSRIFNPESGKTVMLAIDHGYFQGPTTGLERVDVTILPLLPYADTLMLTRGILRTIIPPTLGRGIVLRSSGGPSILNELSNEQIAIDIDEAIRLNVAAMAVQVFIGGEFETQSVHNMTRLVDMGNRYGIPVLGVTAVGKEMARDAKYMRLASRIIAELGVTYVKTYYVEEGFDTVVAACPVPIVIAGGKKLPELDALTMAYNAIQDGAAGVDMGRNIFQSESPVAMIKALRKVVHEGIKPKDAYDFFMTEKNETKQG
- a CDS encoding alcohol dehydrogenase catalytic domain-containing protein; its protein translation is MRVGMYYNNSRVEVEELPVPGVGKRDILIKVMACGICGSDVLEWYRIKKAPLVLGHEVTGEIVEAGEEVTKFKRGDRVFTTHHVPCDECHWCLTGHQTACQVFQTKNNFNPGGFSEYLRVSGKSIDTGTILLPDGMSYEQGSFIEPLGTVIRGLRAVNLKPGDTLLVLGCGIAGLLMIKLARILGAGRIIATDIDDYRLEAAKRFGAEKTIRADRDIPGSIKETNNGRLADKVIVCAGVLSAALQALESVDRGGTVLFFAVPNPGETLNIDFNPFWRNDISLKTCYGAAPLDNVQAMELIRAGNVDVKDMVTHRFSLEEIAKGFKAAGEGKNCLKVIIKPHNA
- a CDS encoding VOC family protein encodes the protein MQELKIEHFGISVTDIKESTNWYQDVFGFEEVKEFEKPDLQIKGAVMKRGDLSLEILQPYAVKKCPSEDGPLVTRLQRIGANHLTCTDEGLKPEAFIRAIYSMAGIQYGTLLPVP
- the trpA gene encoding tryptophan synthase subunit alpha, producing MNNNKITKVFEGLKITGKKAFIPYITAGDPDITKTLEALAIFADNGADIIELGVPFSDPMADGPVIQRATERALKSGTTLKKVLQTVRDFKERYSASIVLMGYYNPFWAYGIEAFAKDARAAGVDAVLTVDLPPEEAKTFVDLLWEQGIVSIFLATPVTDRRRIQVIKRIGRGFIYFVSVTGVTGERNTLPEGIKDKIDEIRSRIKLPLVLGFGISAPDIIREYANHVDGFVVGSALVKRWEDACQSHEEPEAFLTFFKELAEACHTVCPP
- the trpB gene encoding tryptophan synthase subunit beta, with translation MKTNGYFGEYGGAYVPETLMPALNELKNGFFKHVKSRAFRKELMHYLTGYVGRPTPLYFAANISRKTGMRLYLKREDLCHTGAHKINNAIGQVLLAKKMGKDRVIAETGAGQHGVATATASALLGLKCRVYMGTVDMKRQALNVIRMEILGAEVVGVASGSRTLKDAINEALRDWVTNVRDTHYVLGTAFGPHPYPTMVKEFVSVIGKETIRQIMKKEGRLPDTIVACVGGGSNAMGIFYPFIELEHVRLIGVEAGGLGIETGRHAARFATGKIGIFQGTKSYALQDDDGQILLTHSVSAGLDYASVGPEHSFLRDTKRAHYAYATDDEVLDAFSLLSREEGIIPALESSHAIAYVIKHADEFQGKVVIVNLSGRGDKDVDQVSKIQKGEL